The Nothobranchius furzeri strain GRZ-AD chromosome 8, NfurGRZ-RIMD1, whole genome shotgun sequence genome includes a region encoding these proteins:
- the rfxank gene encoding DNA-binding protein RFXANK isoform X2, whose protein sequence is MESGGDEEVANGQHIRPSGAAECSSIVKPENSSDEDDLFKHATTLTNKQRGNEVTVRPATLDSLSIHQLAAQGDVSQVATHLHKGDTLCPSGVFLWFILKSEVLFRYADSSLLSKQDERGFTPLMWAAAFGEKAMVDFLLEKGADPKTIARERESALTLASSGGFVDIVETLLKHGVDINTYDWNGGTPLLYAVRGNHIKCVEALLAKGADMTIESDSGYSPMALAVALGHKKIQKVLEDHILKLYKPPT, encoded by the exons ATGGAGAGCGGGGGTGATGAAGAGGTAGCAAACGGACAACACATTCGGCCATCAGGCGCTGCTGAATGTTCCTCCATTGTAAAACCTGAGAACTCCAGTG ATGAAGATGACCTGTTCAAACATGCAACCACCCTGACCAACAAGCAGCGAGGGAATGAGGTCACAGTCCGGCCAGCGACACTAGACT CTCTTTCCATACATCAGCTTGCAGCTCAGGGGGATGTTTCACAAGTGGCCACACACCTGCACAAAGGTGATACATTGTGTCCAAGTGGGGTTTTTTTGTGGTTTATTTTGAAATCAGAGGTCCTGTTTCGTTATGCAGACAGTTCCCTGCTCAGCAAACAGGATGAACGAGGCTTTACACCTCTCATGTGGGCGGCAGCATTTGGAGAGAAAGCCATGGTTGACTTTCTCTTAGAGAAG GGTGCAGATCCTAAAACGATTGCAAGGGAGCGGGAGAGTGCCCTGACACTGGCCAGTTCTGGAGGGTTCGTGGACATTGTCGAGACCCTGCTCAAACACGGTGTTGATATTAACACCTACGACTGG AATGGTGGGACTCCTCTTCTTTATGCTGTAAGAGGGAACCACATCAAGTGTGTGGAGGCACTTCTGG CCAAAGGAGCAGACATGACCATCGAGTCGGACTCTGGGTACAGCCCAATGGCCTTAGCCGTTGCACTTGGACACAAAAAAA TTCAGAAAGTGCTGGAGGACCATATCCTGAAACTGTACAAGCCGCCAACGTGA
- the rfxank gene encoding DNA-binding protein RFXANK isoform X3, whose translation MESGGDEEVANGQHIRPSGAAECSSIVKPENSSGTVSLRNEDDLFKHATTLTNKQRGNEVTVRPATLDSLSIHQLAAQGDVSQVATHLHKDSSLLSKQDERGFTPLMWAAAFGEKAMVDFLLEKGADPKTIARERESALTLASSGGFVDIVETLLKHGVDINTYDWNGGTPLLYAVRGNHIKCVEALLAKGADMTIESDSGYSPMALAVALGHKKIQKVLEDHILKLYKPPT comes from the exons ATGGAGAGCGGGGGTGATGAAGAGGTAGCAAACGGACAACACATTCGGCCATCAGGCGCTGCTGAATGTTCCTCCATTGTAAAACCTGAGAACTCCAGTGGTACTGTATCCCTCCGAA ATGAAGATGACCTGTTCAAACATGCAACCACCCTGACCAACAAGCAGCGAGGGAATGAGGTCACAGTCCGGCCAGCGACACTAGACT CTCTTTCCATACATCAGCTTGCAGCTCAGGGGGATGTTTCACAAGTGGCCACACACCTGCACAAAG ACAGTTCCCTGCTCAGCAAACAGGATGAACGAGGCTTTACACCTCTCATGTGGGCGGCAGCATTTGGAGAGAAAGCCATGGTTGACTTTCTCTTAGAGAAG GGTGCAGATCCTAAAACGATTGCAAGGGAGCGGGAGAGTGCCCTGACACTGGCCAGTTCTGGAGGGTTCGTGGACATTGTCGAGACCCTGCTCAAACACGGTGTTGATATTAACACCTACGACTGG AATGGTGGGACTCCTCTTCTTTATGCTGTAAGAGGGAACCACATCAAGTGTGTGGAGGCACTTCTGG CCAAAGGAGCAGACATGACCATCGAGTCGGACTCTGGGTACAGCCCAATGGCCTTAGCCGTTGCACTTGGACACAAAAAAA TTCAGAAAGTGCTGGAGGACCATATCCTGAAACTGTACAAGCCGCCAACGTGA
- the rfxank gene encoding DNA-binding protein RFXANK isoform X1 produces MESGGDEEVANGQHIRPSGAAECSSIVKPENSSGTVSLRNEDDLFKHATTLTNKQRGNEVTVRPATLDSLSIHQLAAQGDVSQVATHLHKGDTLCPSGVFLWFILKSEVLFRYADSSLLSKQDERGFTPLMWAAAFGEKAMVDFLLEKGADPKTIARERESALTLASSGGFVDIVETLLKHGVDINTYDWNGGTPLLYAVRGNHIKCVEALLAKGADMTIESDSGYSPMALAVALGHKKIQKVLEDHILKLYKPPT; encoded by the exons ATGGAGAGCGGGGGTGATGAAGAGGTAGCAAACGGACAACACATTCGGCCATCAGGCGCTGCTGAATGTTCCTCCATTGTAAAACCTGAGAACTCCAGTGGTACTGTATCCCTCCGAA ATGAAGATGACCTGTTCAAACATGCAACCACCCTGACCAACAAGCAGCGAGGGAATGAGGTCACAGTCCGGCCAGCGACACTAGACT CTCTTTCCATACATCAGCTTGCAGCTCAGGGGGATGTTTCACAAGTGGCCACACACCTGCACAAAGGTGATACATTGTGTCCAAGTGGGGTTTTTTTGTGGTTTATTTTGAAATCAGAGGTCCTGTTTCGTTATGCAGACAGTTCCCTGCTCAGCAAACAGGATGAACGAGGCTTTACACCTCTCATGTGGGCGGCAGCATTTGGAGAGAAAGCCATGGTTGACTTTCTCTTAGAGAAG GGTGCAGATCCTAAAACGATTGCAAGGGAGCGGGAGAGTGCCCTGACACTGGCCAGTTCTGGAGGGTTCGTGGACATTGTCGAGACCCTGCTCAAACACGGTGTTGATATTAACACCTACGACTGG AATGGTGGGACTCCTCTTCTTTATGCTGTAAGAGGGAACCACATCAAGTGTGTGGAGGCACTTCTGG CCAAAGGAGCAGACATGACCATCGAGTCGGACTCTGGGTACAGCCCAATGGCCTTAGCCGTTGCACTTGGACACAAAAAAA TTCAGAAAGTGCTGGAGGACCATATCCTGAAACTGTACAAGCCGCCAACGTGA
- the borcs8 gene encoding BLOC-1-related complex subunit 8 isoform X2 has product MDDQEMQLKVRRVSDKFTESMYVLANEPSVALYRLQEHVRRSLPELVQHKTDMQSWEEQSQGAIYTVEYACSAMKSMTNSGVYFKNIDSLLRQAISMKDQISNSQGRRKRTMDSGMLKEGGERPSPGM; this is encoded by the exons ATGGATGATCAGGAGATGCAGCTAAAAGTCCGACGTG TGAGTGACAAATTCACAGAGAGTATGTACGTCCTGGCTAACGAGCCGTCAGTAGCTCTCTACAGGCTGCAGGAGCACGTCAGGAGGTCGCTTCCTGAACTGGTGCAGCACAAG ACAGACATGCAGAGCTGGGAGGAGCAAAGCCAAGGAGCCATCTACACGGTAGAATATGCATGCAG TGCCATGAAGAGCATGACAAACAGCGGTGTGTATTTCAAAAACATCGACAGCCTTCTTCGTCAAGCTATCAGCATGAAGGATCAGATTAGTAATTCTCAAGGACGCAG GAAACGAACTATGGACTCAGGCATGCTGAAGGAAGGAGGTGAGAGGCCCAGCCCTGGGATGTGA
- the nr2c2ap gene encoding nuclear receptor 2C2-associated protein → MANSLICSLTQSRVSSVLNRDVKQFGKKFMFDNNEETCWNSDQGACQWVLLDFPGSVQVSEVKLQFQGGFSAKACRIEGCLKEGNFTEISRFYPEDNNSLQSFPIQEAPAVNRVKILFENSADFFGRIIVYSLDVLGEKTS, encoded by the exons ATGGCTAACTCGTTGATTTGCAGCCTAACTCAAAGCAG AGTGAGTTCGGTGCTTAACCGGGATGTAAAGCAGTTTGGTAAAAAGTTCATGTTCGACAATAATGAGGAAACCTGCTGGAACTCAGATCag GGTGCGTGTCAGTGGGTGCTGCTGGACTTTCCTGGATCTGTGCAGGTGTCAGAGGTTAAACTCCAATTCCAGGGAGGCTTTTCTGCTAAAGCATGCAGAATAGAAG GTTGCCTAAAAGAAGGAAACTTCACAGAAATTAGTCGGTTTTATCCCGAAGACAACAACTCTCTTCAG AGCTTTCCCATACAGGAGGCCCCTGCGGTGAACAGAGTAAAAATACTGTTTGAGAACAGTGCAGACTTTTTTGGGAGAATTATTGTTTATTCCTTGGACGTCTTGGGAGAGAAAACTTCATGA
- the borcs8 gene encoding BLOC-1-related complex subunit 8 isoform X1: protein MDDQEMQLKVRRVSDKFTESMYVLANEPSVALYRLQEHVRRSLPELVQHKTDMQSWEEQSQGAIYTVEYACSAMKSMTNSGVYFKNIDSLLRQAISMKDQISNSQGRRPHDVTPSPSPLVSAPHAPSSSS from the exons ATGGATGATCAGGAGATGCAGCTAAAAGTCCGACGTG TGAGTGACAAATTCACAGAGAGTATGTACGTCCTGGCTAACGAGCCGTCAGTAGCTCTCTACAGGCTGCAGGAGCACGTCAGGAGGTCGCTTCCTGAACTGGTGCAGCACAAG ACAGACATGCAGAGCTGGGAGGAGCAAAGCCAAGGAGCCATCTACACGGTAGAATATGCATGCAG TGCCATGAAGAGCATGACAAACAGCGGTGTGTATTTCAAAAACATCGACAGCCTTCTTCGTCAAGCTATCAGCATGAAGGATCAGATTAGTAATTCTCAAGGACGCAG ACCACATGATGTGACCCCATCTCCTAGCCCCCTTGTCTCTGCTCCGCATGCTCCATCCTCTTCCTCATGA
- the rfxank gene encoding DNA-binding protein RFXANK isoform X4, translated as MESGGDEEVANGQHIRPSGAAECSSIVKPENSSDEDDLFKHATTLTNKQRGNEVTVRPATLDSLSIHQLAAQGDVSQVATHLHKDSSLLSKQDERGFTPLMWAAAFGEKAMVDFLLEKGADPKTIARERESALTLASSGGFVDIVETLLKHGVDINTYDWNGGTPLLYAVRGNHIKCVEALLAKGADMTIESDSGYSPMALAVALGHKKIQKVLEDHILKLYKPPT; from the exons ATGGAGAGCGGGGGTGATGAAGAGGTAGCAAACGGACAACACATTCGGCCATCAGGCGCTGCTGAATGTTCCTCCATTGTAAAACCTGAGAACTCCAGTG ATGAAGATGACCTGTTCAAACATGCAACCACCCTGACCAACAAGCAGCGAGGGAATGAGGTCACAGTCCGGCCAGCGACACTAGACT CTCTTTCCATACATCAGCTTGCAGCTCAGGGGGATGTTTCACAAGTGGCCACACACCTGCACAAAG ACAGTTCCCTGCTCAGCAAACAGGATGAACGAGGCTTTACACCTCTCATGTGGGCGGCAGCATTTGGAGAGAAAGCCATGGTTGACTTTCTCTTAGAGAAG GGTGCAGATCCTAAAACGATTGCAAGGGAGCGGGAGAGTGCCCTGACACTGGCCAGTTCTGGAGGGTTCGTGGACATTGTCGAGACCCTGCTCAAACACGGTGTTGATATTAACACCTACGACTGG AATGGTGGGACTCCTCTTCTTTATGCTGTAAGAGGGAACCACATCAAGTGTGTGGAGGCACTTCTGG CCAAAGGAGCAGACATGACCATCGAGTCGGACTCTGGGTACAGCCCAATGGCCTTAGCCGTTGCACTTGGACACAAAAAAA TTCAGAAAGTGCTGGAGGACCATATCCTGAAACTGTACAAGCCGCCAACGTGA
- the tmem221 gene encoding transmembrane protein 221, translating into MTLKYSQRSLIVLSLMGILSASMAVLSVILMFQLQNQHAAMRESPASLAASSVIPAHVWPVLLPVSTVLSALSLTLNLGSVVVCLLHSYFSTEVCRGGLDTERADWFLLDSRAVRHVAIGLFCLGVTVYLAAMSIYMLLIFEMETGIACACVLSSGILILLVAVIHSLVKASRTARHYKSDHIDTLFENDHRSNSTAVSRPCELRVGVDKPRIHRSQSHVQPPISYAPCGNLRQREPYPQQYSTGEGSLGPSADKDGYSSGGSCPRMHRTLSTESGLLQAQVKPWNGVNNEMRSVLARKAGISAKDSTLV; encoded by the exons ATGACGCTCAAGTACAGCCAGAGATCTTTGATTGTCCTGTCTTTGATGGGGATCTTATCGGCCAGCATGGCAGTTTTATCGGTGATTTTAATGTTCCAGCTGCAGAATCAGCACGCGGCGATGAGGGAGTCTCCCGCCTCCCTCGCCGCCTCCTCGGTCATCCCCGCTCACGTCTGGCCcgtcctgctgccggtgtctacgGTGCTCTCGGCTCTGTCCCTCACCCTCAACCTGGGCTCCGTAGTCGTGTGTCTCCTCCACAGCTACTTTTCCACCGAGGTCTGCAGAGGAGGACTGGACACAGAGAG AGCAGACTGGTTTCTTCTGGACAGCAGAGCCGTACGACACGTGGCGATTGGATTATTCTGCCTGGGGGTCACAGTTTACTTGGCAG CGATGTCCATCTACATGCTCCTGATATTTGAGATGGAGACGGGTATTGCCTGTGCCTGTGTACTCTCCTCTGGGATCCTGATCCTGCTGGTGGCCGTGATTCATTCCCTGGTCAAAGCTTCCCGTACTGCTAGGCATTACAAGAGCGACCACATTGACACCCTGTTTGAAAACGACCACAGGAGCAACAGCACGGCCGTCTCTCGACCCTGCGAGCTAAGAGTCGGTGTGGACAAACCCCGGATTCACCGCAGCCAGTCTCACGTCCAGCCTCCGATCTCCTACGCCCCATGTGGGAATCTGAGGCAACGAGAACCGTACCCACAGCAGTACTCCACGGGTGAAGGTTCCCTGGGACCCTCGGCTGATAAAGACGGGTACAGCAGTGGTGGGAGCTGCCCCCGTATGCACAGGACTCTTTCCACTGAGTCTGGCTTACTACAGGCCCAGGTTAAGCCCTGGAATGGCGTGAACAATGAAATGAGAAGTGTTCTTGCACGAAAAGCAGGGATTTCTGCTAAAGACTCTACCCTTGTGTAA